A single region of the Caballeronia insecticola genome encodes:
- a CDS encoding DUF2894 domain-containing protein yields MLDAWREHGDARANPMQLRLIEALARRASQHHGEARRVLDARLSNLLDAQAMRDDARDDAAQAPMQSPLASLLDEMNQRAATHADPAELLDALRSIWSTVSAEKRLRESQAQVPKNAGPLNSNSLVHRSLSLMREVSPEYLQHFLGFIDALSWMEALTLASGAPAKEAPRATTKKSARKAR; encoded by the coding sequence ATGCTCGACGCCTGGCGAGAGCACGGCGACGCGCGTGCAAACCCTATGCAGCTTCGTTTGATCGAAGCACTTGCGAGGCGGGCATCGCAACATCATGGCGAAGCGCGCCGCGTGCTCGATGCGCGTCTGTCGAATTTGCTCGACGCTCAGGCCATGCGTGACGATGCTCGCGATGATGCCGCGCAAGCACCGATGCAATCGCCGCTTGCCAGCCTGCTCGACGAGATGAACCAGCGCGCCGCGACGCACGCCGATCCCGCCGAATTGCTCGATGCGCTTCGTTCGATCTGGTCAACCGTCAGCGCGGAAAAGCGCCTGCGCGAATCGCAGGCGCAGGTGCCGAAGAATGCGGGGCCGCTCAATTCGAACAGCCTCGTGCACCGCTCGCTGTCGTTGATGCGCGAAGTCTCGCCGGAGTATTTGCAGCATTTTCTCGGCTTTATCGACGCGCTTTCGTGGATGGAAGCGTTGACGCTCGCAAGCGGCGCGCCGGCCAAGGAAGCGCCGCGCGCCACGACGAAGAAGAGCGCGCGCAAGGCGCGCTAG
- a CDS encoding transketolase family protein, with the protein MSQTIDKKPRLKTSAMIASIAGEGQLTRSAPFGHALAELARTKTNVIGMTADLGKYTDLHLFAKEFPERYYQMGMAEQLLMGAAAGFAHEGAQPFVTTYAVFATRRAYDFIHQAIAEDNLDVKIVAALPGLTTGYGPSHQAAEDLALMRAMPNMTVIDPCDALEIEQMVPAIAAHNGPVYARLLRGNVPAVLDEYDYTFELGRAKLLRDGRDVLIISSGIMTMRALETAKALQADNVDVAVLHVPTIKPLDTETIIREAQRSGRLVVVAENHTVIGGLGEAVATTLLSAGVTPTYRQIGLPDAFLDAGALPTLHDRYGISTSVMASTIKGWLA; encoded by the coding sequence ATGAGCCAGACCATCGACAAAAAGCCGCGCCTCAAGACCTCGGCGATGATCGCCTCCATCGCGGGCGAAGGCCAGCTCACACGTTCAGCGCCCTTCGGCCATGCGCTTGCAGAACTGGCGCGCACGAAGACCAATGTTATCGGCATGACGGCCGATCTCGGCAAGTACACGGACCTGCATCTCTTCGCTAAGGAATTCCCCGAGCGTTACTATCAGATGGGCATGGCCGAGCAATTGCTGATGGGCGCGGCGGCGGGCTTCGCGCACGAAGGCGCGCAGCCGTTCGTCACGACCTATGCCGTGTTCGCGACGCGCCGCGCGTATGACTTCATCCATCAGGCCATTGCGGAAGATAACCTCGACGTGAAGATCGTCGCCGCGTTGCCCGGCCTCACGACGGGCTATGGTCCGAGCCATCAGGCGGCGGAAGACCTCGCGCTGATGCGCGCAATGCCCAACATGACCGTGATCGATCCGTGCGATGCGCTCGAAATCGAGCAGATGGTGCCCGCCATCGCCGCGCACAACGGTCCGGTCTATGCGCGTCTTCTGCGCGGCAACGTGCCCGCCGTGCTCGACGAATACGACTACACATTCGAGCTTGGCCGCGCGAAGCTGCTCCGCGATGGCCGCGACGTGCTCATTATCTCGTCGGGCATCATGACCATGCGCGCGCTCGAAACCGCGAAGGCCTTGCAAGCCGACAATGTGGATGTCGCCGTGCTGCATGTGCCGACGATCAAACCGCTCGACACCGAAACGATCATCCGCGAGGCGCAGCGTTCCGGGCGTCTCGTGGTGGTGGCGGAAAATCATACGGTGATCGGCGGACTCGGCGAAGCTGTCGCCACGACGCTGCTGAGTGCGGGCGTGACGCCGACTTATCGTCAGATCGGGTTGCCCGATGCTTTCCTCGATGCGGGCGCCCTGCCCACGCTGCACGATCGTTATGGCATCTCGACCAGCGTCATGGCGAGCACGATCAAGGGCTGGCTCGCCTAA
- a CDS encoding transketolase: MSTPVIEEVTLAERAYRIRRNALLMGEVQGQGYIGQALDIADVLAVSYFGAMNYRADDPDWEDRDRFLLSNGHYAIALYAALFEAGILPQEELETYGSDDSRLPMSGMASYTPGMEMSGGSLGQGLTIAVGRCLGLKRRGSKSFVYTLFSDGELDEGAIWEGLMSAAHWKLDNLIAMIDVNNQQADGPSSQIMAFEPLVPKLEAFGWYVQRIDGNDIDAVKQAFDNARNLKDAKPRIIVCDTKMGCGVPFLEEREKNHFIRVDAHEWQLALKALEAGRQA; this comes from the coding sequence ATGAGTACACCTGTCATCGAGGAGGTGACGCTCGCCGAGCGTGCCTACCGTATCCGCCGCAATGCCCTTCTGATGGGCGAAGTGCAGGGCCAGGGCTATATCGGCCAGGCGCTCGATATCGCCGATGTGCTGGCCGTCTCGTACTTCGGTGCGATGAACTATCGCGCCGACGATCCCGACTGGGAAGACCGCGACCGCTTCCTGCTCTCGAACGGCCACTATGCAATCGCGCTGTACGCCGCGCTTTTCGAAGCGGGCATCCTGCCGCAGGAAGAACTCGAAACCTACGGCAGCGACGACAGCCGCCTGCCGATGTCCGGCATGGCGAGCTACACGCCCGGCATGGAGATGTCGGGCGGATCGCTCGGGCAAGGACTCACGATTGCGGTCGGCCGTTGTCTCGGCCTCAAGCGCCGAGGCTCGAAGTCATTCGTCTACACGCTCTTCTCCGATGGCGAACTCGATGAAGGCGCGATCTGGGAAGGCCTCATGTCCGCCGCGCACTGGAAGCTCGATAACCTTATCGCGATGATCGACGTGAACAATCAGCAAGCCGATGGCCCTTCGTCGCAGATCATGGCGTTCGAGCCGCTCGTGCCGAAGCTCGAAGCGTTCGGCTGGTATGTGCAACGCATCGACGGCAACGATATCGACGCCGTGAAGCAGGCCTTCGACAACGCGCGCAATTTGAAGGACGCGAAGCCGCGCATCATCGTGTGCGATACGAAGATGGGCTGCGGCGTGCCGTTCCTCGAAGAGCGTGAGAAAAACCATTTCATCCGCGTCGATGCCCACGAGTGGCAACTGGCGCTCAAAGCACTCGAAGCAGGGAGACAAGCATGA
- a CDS encoding MFS transporter, translated as MKSKLAAPAVNAEFASPDDALGFEARTYAKVGRRLIPFLMLCYLGAYLDRVNVGFAKLQMLNDLRFSETVYGIGAGIFFLGYFIFEVPSNVILHKVGARNWLARIMLTWAVISASFVFVKSPTTFYVLRFLLGVAEAGFAPGVILYLTYWFPAARRAKALSLFFMAIPLAGIVGGPLSGYILHAFQNVHGLAGWKWLFMLEALPSLFLGVAILFYLDNGIAGAKWLTDDEKALLKRNVEKDNAQKVQHVSIRSFIADRRLWLMASIYFCVVLGQYGLTFWLPTIIRRTGVADPLWVGILTAIPYLCAIIALPLVGASADKHRERRLHLAIPMLVSAAGFATLPMLGSVGASIVCVSIAAAGILTSSSQFWSLPTAVLGGMSAAAGIAAVNCFANLAGFFSPAIVGWLNDFTGKSTAGLIFISVAVVLGAGLVFFVPAKTVNR; from the coding sequence ATGAAATCCAAACTCGCCGCACCCGCGGTCAATGCCGAATTTGCGTCGCCCGATGACGCGCTCGGCTTCGAGGCCAGAACCTACGCCAAGGTCGGACGACGCCTCATCCCCTTTCTGATGCTGTGCTATCTCGGCGCGTATCTCGATCGCGTGAATGTCGGCTTCGCCAAGTTGCAGATGCTCAACGACCTGCGCTTCAGCGAGACCGTGTATGGCATCGGCGCGGGGATTTTCTTTCTCGGCTACTTCATCTTCGAAGTGCCCAGCAATGTCATTCTGCATAAGGTCGGCGCGCGCAACTGGCTCGCGCGCATCATGCTGACGTGGGCCGTGATCTCGGCGAGCTTCGTGTTCGTCAAGTCACCGACAACGTTCTATGTGCTGCGCTTTTTGCTCGGCGTCGCCGAAGCGGGCTTTGCGCCCGGCGTGATTCTCTATCTCACGTACTGGTTTCCGGCCGCGCGCCGCGCCAAAGCACTCTCGCTGTTTTTCATGGCGATTCCGCTTGCGGGCATCGTCGGCGGTCCGCTGTCGGGCTACATCCTGCATGCATTCCAGAACGTGCACGGTCTCGCCGGATGGAAATGGCTGTTCATGCTCGAAGCCTTGCCCTCGCTGTTCCTCGGCGTGGCGATCCTGTTCTATCTCGACAACGGCATCGCCGGCGCGAAGTGGCTCACCGACGACGAAAAGGCCTTGCTCAAGCGCAACGTCGAGAAGGACAACGCGCAGAAAGTCCAGCACGTGTCGATCCGATCGTTCATCGCGGACCGTCGTCTGTGGTTGATGGCTTCGATCTACTTTTGCGTCGTGCTCGGTCAGTACGGCCTCACCTTCTGGCTGCCGACGATCATTCGCCGCACCGGCGTTGCAGACCCGCTGTGGGTCGGCATCCTCACGGCGATTCCGTATCTCTGCGCGATCATCGCCTTGCCGCTTGTCGGCGCCAGCGCGGACAAGCACCGCGAACGTCGCCTGCATCTCGCCATTCCGATGCTCGTTTCCGCAGCCGGCTTTGCCACCTTGCCGATGCTGGGCAGCGTGGGCGCCTCGATCGTCTGCGTGAGCATCGCGGCGGCTGGGATTCTCACGTCATCGTCGCAATTCTGGTCGCTGCCCACGGCGGTGCTCGGCGGCATGTCGGCGGCGGCGGGCATCGCGGCGGTCAACTGCTTCGCCAATCTCGCGGGCTTCTTCTCACCGGCGATCGTCGGCTGGCTCAACGACTTCACCGGCAAATCCACCGCGGGCCTGATCTTCATCTCGGTGGCCGTTGTGCTGGGCGCGGGGCTCGTGTTCTTCGTACCCGCCAAGACTGTTAATCGATAG
- a CDS encoding SDR family NAD(P)-dependent oxidoreductase, with translation MLLDKQVVIVTGAASARGIGKATAKALAAQGARIVVLDLKEADAQAAANDLGEGHLGLACDVTDQAACVAAAQATIEKYGRIDVLINNAGITQPIKTLEISAANFDAVIGVNLRGTLYMSQAVIPQMKKQQRGSIVCMSSVSAQRGGGIFGGPHYSAAKAGVLGLAKAMARELGADHIRVNSITPGLIQTDITGDKLTPDMRTDIIKGIPLGRLGDAADIANACLFLASDMSSYLTGVTLDVNGGMLIH, from the coding sequence GCGCGGCATCGGCGCGCGGTATCGGCAAGGCAACGGCTAAAGCGCTCGCGGCACAAGGCGCGCGCATCGTCGTGCTCGATTTGAAGGAAGCGGACGCGCAAGCCGCCGCGAACGATCTGGGCGAAGGTCATCTCGGCCTCGCCTGCGACGTCACCGACCAAGCCGCGTGCGTCGCCGCCGCTCAGGCGACCATCGAAAAATACGGGCGCATCGATGTGCTCATCAACAACGCGGGCATCACGCAGCCGATCAAGACGCTGGAAATAAGCGCGGCCAATTTCGATGCCGTGATCGGCGTGAATCTGCGCGGCACGCTTTATATGTCGCAAGCCGTCATTCCGCAGATGAAGAAGCAGCAGCGCGGAAGCATCGTGTGCATGTCGTCGGTATCGGCGCAGCGCGGCGGCGGCATCTTCGGCGGTCCGCATTACAGCGCGGCGAAGGCCGGCGTACTGGGTCTTGCCAAGGCGATGGCGCGCGAACTCGGCGCGGACCACATCCGCGTGAATTCGATCACGCCGGGCCTCATTCAAACGGATATCACCGGCGACAAGCTCACGCCGGACATGCGCACGGACATCATCAAGGGCATTCCGCTCGGCCGCTTGGGCGACGCCGCGGACATCGCCAACGCGTGCCTGTTTCTTGCGAGCGATATGTCGTCGTATCTGACAGGCGTAACGCTCGATGTCAACGGAGGCATGTTGATTCACTGA